One region of Triticum aestivum cultivar Chinese Spring chromosome 6B, IWGSC CS RefSeq v2.1, whole genome shotgun sequence genomic DNA includes:
- the LOC123136656 gene encoding pentatricopeptide repeat-containing protein At2g35130 isoform X1, producing MLRIQAPLHYHPTNAGPRWHICACGSIQQGTSSLHDAEVNPSGYGERKNRKHPGAYIDKDGEARTFDRKKISRKRGGAMRGRGWKYGSGFVDGVFPVLSPMAQDILELVQKGTDDAKVWEALDDVPPTHALWDDVLNVAVQLRLNRQWDPIISVCEWIVHRSSFRPDVVCYNLLIDAYGRRRRLGKAEAMYAALLEARCVPTEDTYALLLRAYCTAGSLHRAEGVISEMREHGIPPSATVYNAYLDGLLKARCAEKAVEVYQRMKRERCRTNTETYTLMINVYGKSKQPMSAMKVFKEMQSLGCKANICTYTALVNAFAREGLCEKAEEAFEEMQQAGHEPDVYAYNALMEAYSRAGFPQAASEIFSLMQHMGCDPDRASYNILVDAYGRAGLHRGAYVNHGLLERRLLRRGAESDSHGVSVDGRRGGGRVRVAEAAGDGADDEVAHAAAGGARQVRQRGALRGGDGAAAQVGPRAGHLRAQRHAQRLRPRRPARRHGAAARRHGAPGDARRGHVQRGRQRLRPRRVPGEDGGGVRVAGAEGPRRRRGHVDVPHGRLRQEEGVPAVPGDLRGDGGRRVLPGRRDGQGARRGVLRRAAGGAGHRHRQVHAQGGQDIVHHMRKMKKILC from the exons AT GTTGAGGATACAGGCTCCGTTGCATTATCATCCGACGAACGCAGGACCAAGATGGCACATTTGCGCCTGCGGGAGCATTCAGCAAGGAACTTCTTCCCTGCACGACGCCGAGGTGAATCCCTCTGGATACGGCGAAAGAAAGAACCGGAAACACCCGGGCGCCTACATTGACAAAGATGGTGAAGCGCGGACCTTCGACCGGAAGAAAATATCGCGGAAAAGAG GGGGTGCAATGAGAGGCCGCGGCTGGAAGTACGGCTCCGGGTTCGTGGACGGCGTGTTCCCGGTGCTCAGCCCCATGGCGCAGGACATCCTGGAGCTCGTTCAGAAGGGGACGGACGACGCCAAGGTCTGGGAGGCGCTGGACGACGTCCCTCCCACGCACGCCCTGTGGGACGACGTCCTCAACGTCGCCGTCCAGCTCCGCCTGAACCGGCAGTGGGATCCCATCATCTCA GTCTGCGAGTGGATCGTGCACCGGAGCTCCTTCCGCCCGGACGTCGTCTGCTACAACCTGCTCATCGACGCgtacggccggcggcggcggctgggcaagGCGGAGGCCATgtacgcggcgctgctggaggccCGGTGCGTgccgacggaggacacctacgcgCTCCTCCTGCGCGCCTACTGCACCGCCGGGTCGCTGCACCGGGCCGAGGGCGTCATCTCCGAGATGCGGGAGCACGGGATCCCTCCGA GTGCGACCGTGTACAACGCGTACCTCGACGGGCTGCTCAAGGCGAGGTGCGCCGAGAAGGCGGTGGAGGTGTACCAGAGGATGAAGCGGGAGCGGTGCCGGACCAACACGGAGACGTACACCCTCATGATCAACGTCTACGGCAAG TCGAAGCAGccgatgtcggcgatgaaggtgttCAAGGAGATGCAGTCGCTGGGGTGCAAGGCCAACATCTGCACCTACACGGCGCTGGTGAACGCGTTCGCCCGGGAAGGGCTGTGCGAGAAGGCCGAGGAGGCGTTCGAGGAGATGCAGCAGGCCGGGCACGAGCCCGACGTCTACGCCTACAACGCCCTCATGGAGGCCTACAGCCGCGCAGGGTTCCCGCAGGCCGCCTCGGAGATCTTCTCCCTGATGCAGCACATGGGGTGCGACCCCGACAGAGCTTCCTACAACATCCTCGTGGACGCCTACGGGAGAGCCGGCCTCCACCGAGGTGCGTACGTCAATCATGGACTCCTCGAACGCCGGCTGCTCCGGCGAGGTGCCGAGTCTGACAGCCATGGAGTTTCTGTTGATGGACGCAGAGGCGGAGGCCGTGTTCGAGTCGCTGAAGCGGCAGGGGATGGCGCCGACGATGAAGTCGCAcatgctgctgctggcggcgcacGCCAGGTCCGGCAACGTGGCGCGCTGCGAGGAGGTGATGGCGCAGCTGCACAAGTCGGGCCTCGCGCCGGACACCTTCGCGCTCAACGCCATGCTCAACGCCTACGGCCGCGCCGGCCGGCTCGACGACATGGAGCGGCTGCTCGCCGCCATGGAGCGCCGGGGGACGCGCGACGTGGGCACGTACAACGTGGCCGTCAACGCCTACGGCCGCGCCGGGTACCTGGAGAGGATGGAGGCGGCGTTCGCGTCGCTGGGGCGGAGGGGCCTCGCCGCCGACGTGGTCACGTGGACGTCCCGCATGGGCGCCTACGCCAGGAAGAAGGAGTACCGGCGGTGCCTGGAGATCTTCGAGGAGATGGTGGACGCCGGGTGCTACCCGGACGCCGGGACGGCCAAGGTGCTCGTCGCGGCGTGCTCCGACGAGCGGCAGGTGGAGCAGGTCACCGCCATCGTCAGGTCCATGCACAAGGAGGCCAAGACATTGTTCACCATATGAGAAAGATGAAGAAAATCTTGTGTTAA
- the LOC123136656 gene encoding pentatricopeptide repeat-containing protein At2g35130 isoform X2 has product MLRIQAPLHYHPTNAGPRWHICACGSIQQGTSSLHDAEVNPSGYGERKNRKHPGAYIDKDGEARTFDRKKISRKRGGAMRGRGWKYGSGFVDGVFPVLSPMAQDILELVQKGTDDAKVWEALDDVPPTHALWDDVLNVAVQLRLNRQWDPIISVCEWIVHRSSFRPDVVCYNLLIDAYGRRRRLGKAEAMYAALLEARCVPTEDTYALLLRAYCTAGSLHRAEGVISEMREHGIPPSATVYNAYLDGLLKARCAEKAVEVYQRMKRERCRTNTETYTLMINVYGKSKQPMSAMKVFKEMQSLGCKANICTYTALVNAFAREGLCEKAEEAFEEMQQAGHEPDVYAYNALMEAYSRAGFPQAASEIFSLMQHMGCDPDRASYNILVDAYGRAGLHREAEAVFESLKRQGMAPTMKSHMLLLAAHARSGNVARCEEVMAQLHKSGLAPDTFALNAMLNAYGRAGRLDDMERLLAAMERRGTRDVGTYNVAVNAYGRAGYLERMEAAFASLGRRGLAADVVTWTSRMGAYARKKEYRRCLEIFEEMVDAGCYPDAGTAKVLVAACSDERQVEQVTAIVRSMHKEAKTLFTI; this is encoded by the exons AT GTTGAGGATACAGGCTCCGTTGCATTATCATCCGACGAACGCAGGACCAAGATGGCACATTTGCGCCTGCGGGAGCATTCAGCAAGGAACTTCTTCCCTGCACGACGCCGAGGTGAATCCCTCTGGATACGGCGAAAGAAAGAACCGGAAACACCCGGGCGCCTACATTGACAAAGATGGTGAAGCGCGGACCTTCGACCGGAAGAAAATATCGCGGAAAAGAG GGGGTGCAATGAGAGGCCGCGGCTGGAAGTACGGCTCCGGGTTCGTGGACGGCGTGTTCCCGGTGCTCAGCCCCATGGCGCAGGACATCCTGGAGCTCGTTCAGAAGGGGACGGACGACGCCAAGGTCTGGGAGGCGCTGGACGACGTCCCTCCCACGCACGCCCTGTGGGACGACGTCCTCAACGTCGCCGTCCAGCTCCGCCTGAACCGGCAGTGGGATCCCATCATCTCA GTCTGCGAGTGGATCGTGCACCGGAGCTCCTTCCGCCCGGACGTCGTCTGCTACAACCTGCTCATCGACGCgtacggccggcggcggcggctgggcaagGCGGAGGCCATgtacgcggcgctgctggaggccCGGTGCGTgccgacggaggacacctacgcgCTCCTCCTGCGCGCCTACTGCACCGCCGGGTCGCTGCACCGGGCCGAGGGCGTCATCTCCGAGATGCGGGAGCACGGGATCCCTCCGA GTGCGACCGTGTACAACGCGTACCTCGACGGGCTGCTCAAGGCGAGGTGCGCCGAGAAGGCGGTGGAGGTGTACCAGAGGATGAAGCGGGAGCGGTGCCGGACCAACACGGAGACGTACACCCTCATGATCAACGTCTACGGCAAG TCGAAGCAGccgatgtcggcgatgaaggtgttCAAGGAGATGCAGTCGCTGGGGTGCAAGGCCAACATCTGCACCTACACGGCGCTGGTGAACGCGTTCGCCCGGGAAGGGCTGTGCGAGAAGGCCGAGGAGGCGTTCGAGGAGATGCAGCAGGCCGGGCACGAGCCCGACGTCTACGCCTACAACGCCCTCATGGAGGCCTACAGCCGCGCAGGGTTCCCGCAGGCCGCCTCGGAGATCTTCTCCCTGATGCAGCACATGGGGTGCGACCCCGACAGAGCTTCCTACAACATCCTCGTGGACGCCTACGGGAGAGCCGGCCTCCACCGAG AGGCGGAGGCCGTGTTCGAGTCGCTGAAGCGGCAGGGGATGGCGCCGACGATGAAGTCGCAcatgctgctgctggcggcgcacGCCAGGTCCGGCAACGTGGCGCGCTGCGAGGAGGTGATGGCGCAGCTGCACAAGTCGGGCCTCGCGCCGGACACCTTCGCGCTCAACGCCATGCTCAACGCCTACGGCCGCGCCGGCCGGCTCGACGACATGGAGCGGCTGCTCGCCGCCATGGAGCGCCGGGGGACGCGCGACGTGGGCACGTACAACGTGGCCGTCAACGCCTACGGCCGCGCCGGGTACCTGGAGAGGATGGAGGCGGCGTTCGCGTCGCTGGGGCGGAGGGGCCTCGCCGCCGACGTGGTCACGTGGACGTCCCGCATGGGCGCCTACGCCAGGAAGAAGGAGTACCGGCGGTGCCTGGAGATCTTCGAGGAGATGGTGGACGCCGGGTGCTACCCGGACGCCGGGACGGCCAAGGTGCTCGTCGCGGCGTGCTCCGACGAGCGGCAGGTGGAGCAGGTCACCGCCATCGTCAGGTCCATGCACAAGGAGGCCAAGACATTGTTCACCATATGA
- the LOC123136657 gene encoding phosphatase IMPL1, chloroplastic, with product MARYLLPSTTTAASSLPRNARASPAPILALRSLASRSKHARAIMAVASSQPAAPSKYPKMAAPTTGPVPADELLGVIQAAAKAGAEVVMEAVNKPRNIQYKGVADLVTDTDKLSESVILEVVTKNFKDHLILGEEGGLIGDSLSEYLWCIDPLDGTTNFAHGYPSFSVSIGVLFRGKPAAATVVEFCGGPMCWNTRTISASSGKGAYCNGQKIHVSPTEKVEQSLLVTGFGYEHDDAWLTNINLFKEFTDVSRGVRRLGSAAADMSHVGLGITEAYWEYRLKPWDMAAGVLIVEEAGGVVTRMDGGEFTVFDRSVLVSNGTVHDQLLERIRPATEDLKKKGIDFSMWFKPENYPTDF from the exons ATGGCACGGTATCTTCTcccttccaccaccaccgccgcctcctcgctcCCGAGGAATGCCAGGGCCTCGCCGGCGCCGATCCTCGCTCTCCGCTCGCTCGCCTCCAGGTCCAAGCACGCGCGCGCTATCATGGCGGTGGCGTCGAGCCAGCCCGCCGCACCCAGCAAGTACCCGAAGATGGCCGCCCCCACCACCGGCCCGGTTCCCGCCGACGAGCTGCTCGGCGTCATCCAGGCCGCCGCCAAGGCAGGCGCCGAG GTTGTAATGGAAGCTGTTAATAAGCCGCGTAATATCCAATACAAGGGGGTTGCAGACTTGGTGACAGA CACAGATAAACTGAGTGAATCAGTCATTCTTGAAGTCGTCACCAAGAACTTCAAAGACCACCTCATACTTGGGGAGGAAGGTGGCCTTATTGGAGATTCTTTGTCAGAGTATCTCTGGTGCATTGATCCTTTAG ATGGAACAACAAACTTTGCACATGGTTACCCCAGCTTTTCTGTATCCATTGGTGTTCTATTCCGAGGCAAGCCTGCTGCTGCCACTGTG GTGGAATTTTGTGGTGGGCCTATGTGCTGGAACACTCGTACGATTTCTGCATCTTCTG GAAAAGGTGCTTATTGTAATGGGCAAAAGATTCATGTCAGTCCAACAGAAAAG GTGGAACAATCTCTTCTGGTTACTGGGTTTGGATATGAACATGATGATGCATGGCTGACCAATATAAATTTGTTCAAGGAATTTACTGATGTTAGCAGG GGAGTACGAAGGCTAGGCTCTGCTGCTGCTGATATGTCCCATGTTGGTCTAGGCATTACCGAAGCCTACTGGGAATATCGGCTTAAGCCATGGGACATGGCTGCTGGTGTTCTG ATAGTTGAAGAAGCTGGTGGGGTAGTGACACGCATGGATGGTGGAGAGTTTACAGTCTTTGATCGTTCTGTTcttgtttccaatggcactgttcACGATCAG CTTTTGGAGCGGATCCGGCCTGCTACTGAAGACCTTAAGAAGAAAGGAATTGATTTCTCCATGTGGTTTAAGCCTGAGAATTACCCTACTGACTTTTGA